A region from the Methylovorus glucosotrophus genome encodes:
- a CDS encoding DUF481 domain-containing protein encodes MQVTAYAKAMVAASLIGLSCHAAADQLRLKNGDILTGEVLKKEGDAVEFRTAYAGVIKVVWAEIASLDSAKALDIVLNDKERVEGAFVSLDDVEDGRAWIKLENEQYRDIELAELRYINPSPELVRGGYKWTGRINVGGTWTQGNSETQALRLDTETIIRTLQNRYTAGAIFNRAEDRGNSTQFNSRGYAKYDHFWSRRWYAYGVTSLEQDRFRDLQLLTTIGGGSGYQMYESPNLNLSLEGGLAYVSERHYTDPDKNYAALRWAVKYDQKLLNGFTQFFHEHEALMSLEDTRDMLIYAKTGFRFPLTERLNASTQWNVTWDGSPTPGRKEIDSTLLFSAGYAW; translated from the coding sequence ATGCAGGTAACTGCTTATGCAAAAGCCATGGTGGCGGCGTCTCTTATCGGGTTGTCATGCCATGCGGCGGCGGATCAGTTGCGCCTCAAAAATGGCGATATATTGACCGGCGAGGTGCTGAAAAAAGAAGGCGATGCCGTCGAGTTCAGAACCGCCTATGCAGGCGTGATCAAAGTCGTGTGGGCGGAAATTGCCAGCCTGGACTCTGCCAAGGCGCTGGATATCGTGCTGAATGACAAAGAGCGCGTGGAAGGCGCGTTTGTCAGTCTGGATGACGTGGAAGACGGCCGTGCGTGGATCAAGCTTGAGAATGAGCAATACCGCGATATTGAGCTGGCAGAGCTGCGCTACATCAACCCTTCGCCCGAACTGGTGCGCGGCGGCTACAAATGGACCGGGCGTATCAATGTTGGCGGCACCTGGACGCAAGGTAACTCCGAAACTCAGGCCTTGCGGCTGGATACGGAAACCATTATTCGTACGCTGCAGAATCGGTATACCGCCGGGGCCATCTTCAACCGGGCAGAGGATAGAGGCAACAGCACGCAATTCAATAGCCGTGGCTACGCCAAGTACGACCATTTCTGGAGTCGGCGCTGGTATGCCTACGGCGTGACGTCACTGGAGCAGGACAGGTTTCGTGACCTGCAATTGCTGACGACCATTGGTGGCGGCTCGGGTTACCAGATGTATGAATCGCCCAACCTCAATCTGTCGCTTGAAGGCGGTTTGGCCTATGTGAGCGAGCGTCATTACACCGACCCTGACAAAAACTATGCGGCACTGCGCTGGGCGGTGAAATATGACCAGAAACTGCTGAATGGATTTACCCAGTTTTTCCATGAGCACGAAGCGCTCATGAGCCTGGAAGATACACGCGATATGCTGATTTATGCCAAAACCGGCTTCCGGTTCCCGCTTACCGAGCGCTTGAATGCCTCCACCCAGTGGAATGTCACCTGGGATGGAAGCCCGACGCCAGGCCGCAAGGAGATTGATTCCACCCTGTTGTTCAGCGCGGGCTACGCCTGGTAA